GAGGGCACCTACGGCAGCGGCCGCAAATCCTACATCCGGTTCCTGGATGAAACCACCGGCGTGGCCCTGTCCAGCCAGCTCTACACAACCACCGACGGATGGAATTTCCAGACCGTACTCCCCACCGGGCCGCTCAATACGTGGTACAGGTTTGAGGAAGTAGAGGGCGATCTGTATGCTGTCGGCAGCGGCGGCAACCTCTTCCATGGCACCAAGGACGGAGCGGCCTGGCAGCTGCTTTCCACGCCAACCCAGGCCACGCTGCGCGGAATAGACTTTGTAGACCCCATGCAGGGATGGGTGGCAGGCAGCGACAGTGCCGTGTTCAAAACGGCAGATGGAGGGCAGACCTGGGAAGGAGTGGAAACGCCGTTCCAGGGTAATTTCAATGACCTGCACGCCTGGTCGATGCAGGAAGTATTGGTGATAGGAACTTCCGGCTCGGTCCTGAAAACGGCCGACGGCGGGGAAACGTGGGCGTTCACCTCGCTCGACAGCCTGAAACAGCTTAACGCGGTCTACTTTCCGCAGCCGGATACGGGCTACGTGGTCGGGGCTTCCGGACTGGTGGCCCGCACCCTCGACGGTGGTCAGACCTGGGCGCTGCAAGAATCAGGACTTCTTTCCCACCTGAACGATGTGTTCTTTGTCGACGGCACCACGGGATACGCCGTTGGCAGCCTGGGCAAAATTCTGGTGACCTACGACGCGGGTGCCACCTGGCAGTCCCAGGTAAGTGGACAGTCCGGCACGCTGAATGCCATCTTCTTTCTGGATGCCGACCACGGTTACGTGACCGGCTCGGGCGTGCTACTCGTCACCGACGATGGCGGTCAGACCTGGGAAGAACAGTACCTTCCTGCGAGCGGTTACCTCTCGGATCTGGTGTTTCTGACGCCGGGTCAGGGATGGGTAGTCGGTGCGTTCGGCAGCGTGTTACGCTACAACCAACCGCTCACCGGACTGGAGGATGAGGTAAGCCGGCAAGCCGTTACGCTCCGCGTGTTTCCGAACCCCGCTTCTTCCCAAACGACCCTGGTCCTGCCTACGCCTTATACCGGGCAAGGGTACCTGCAACTGATCGATGCGTCAGGTCGGCAGGTCTATCAACGCAATCTTGCGTTCACAGCGGGCGAAACACGCTGGTCTATCCCGCCCGGCCTTGACAGGGGGATCTATTTCGTGCAGGTCGTAACGCCCGATAGCCGGCAAACCGGACGCCTCTACCTCCATCCCTAACGCTTTTCTACCTTGCTTTTCCGACACATGAAGCGATTCCTCCTTTTCTGCCTGCCCCTGTTGCTTACCGCCCCGGTCCTGGGGCAGGCCCCTGAGCTCGATACGTTATCTAACCTTCCCGAAGGCACAGCGCTATACGCGCCCCGGTACACCGAATCCGGTCAATGGGGGTATCTGCTCGGGCAAAACTCCTCGTACCGACAGCAGTTTGCCGAGAAGTACGAAATCACGGAGTCTACCCTGGTACGCGGCGTAATGGTCCACCTGACGGGCACCTTTGCACACCCCGATCACTACGTAGAATTCAACGTCTACACCGTGGGCGTCAACGGACTCCCCGCTGCCCGACTGGGCGGAAAACAGGTATTTTACAAAGACCTGGACCTGTCTGGCGAAGCGGCGGTGATCGACTTTTCCACGCCGATTGCGGTACAAGAGGCCTTCTTTGTTACCTTTAATGTGTTTGACTACCTGCATGGTGGTTACGAAGGCGATACCCTGGGCCTGCTGATGGGCGAGCCGGGCTCCCGTACGGAGGCCGATCTGACGCATTTCGGACGCAATGCCGTGCAGGCACACAACCACACAAAAGAAGACTGGAAAGACTTTTACAGCCAGAATTTTACGCCCATCGCCACCCATTTTGCGCTGTTCCCCATCGTCGACGCCAGTCCGGTTACGGCGCTGGAGCAGGCAGACGCGATGGCAAACGGGTTTTCGCTGTATCCAAATCCATCGGACGGTCAGGTTTCTTTGGTCAATCCCGGTGGGATTCCCCTCCACGTAATCATTCTGAATGGGCTGGGACAGCGAGTTTTTTCCACCCGGACTTTAGGCCAGCCGGTCGAAACGCTTTCCCTCACAACCCTACCAGCGGGCTATTACCAGGTCTTGATTCAACGCGGCAAACGCCCTCCTACCGCCCACCGGATTGCCCTTTTCTAACGATATCACCTTCAAGATGCCTCGATCCACACGAAGAAAATCGTACGTCCCATTCGCTTAATCTCCTCGAGAAAAAGAAAGCAATTGATGCAACACGGTTGCATATGCAATCGTAGCACCTATATTTGCAACACAGTTGCAGATAATGCACGCTTAGTCTCAGCTTATCCTCTCTCTCGGGAGAAGGGGTGCGGTGACGGTCAGATCATAACTACTGGTACGATGTCAACTTCCCTACAGCCTCCACATGCGGTAATGAGTCCTCTTCAGGTGCTCAAACGCCATCGGCTGCGAGGAACAATGAGTCGCATTCAGCTGCTGGAACTCTTTCTGCAACGGCCCTACGCCATGTCCCATGCCGAACTGGAAGCATCTTTACCAGGCGAATCCAATCGCATTACGTTGTACCGCAACCTGCGTCTTTTTTTGGAGAAGGGATTTCTGCACCGGGTAATGGATGAGGAGAAGGGAGTCAAGTATGCCCTCTGCGCTGCTCATCCTTACCGGTCGCACGCGACCGACCATGTCCATTTTAAGTGCAGAAAATGTGGCATTACCCGCTGTCTGGAAGAGATCGGCATTCCCGCTATTCCGCTCCCGGCCGGCTATGAACCAGACGAGATTCAGCTGCTGGTATCGGGGACCTGTGTCAGATGTCAACCGCACGCTCCCAGAAACGAATGATGGCAAGACTACAAATTTTCATTTTCACATAATCATTTTTTTATGAAACCCCGTTTTTCCTTTGCTTTGCTGCTTCTTTTGAGTAGTACGTGCTTGCTCCAGAGTTGTAAAAAAGACGATGAGCCCGAACCGGTCAACGAAGAAGAGCTGATTACGACTTTTCGCCTCACGTTCACCGAAGTGGGGAATTCGAGCAATACCTTCACGGCTACGTTGAGCGATCCAGACGGAGAGGGTCCCACCGCGCCTACTGTGGATGAAATCATGCTGGACTCGGCTACCACGTACAACGTGACGGCCGAATTTCTCAACGAATCGGACCCTAACGACGTGGAGGACATCACGGAAGAGATTCGGGAAGAAGACGACCAGCACCTGCTGTGTTTCTCTCCTTCCGGAGTGGACCTGACCGTTAACCGTACCGACTCGGACGGCACCTACGAGGTGGGTCTGACCTCCGACTGGGTAGCCGGTGCAGCCGGGAGCGGTACCATTACGATTGCACTCCGCCACCAGCCCGGCGTAAAAGACGGGACCTGCGATCCCGGCGAAGCGGATCTAGAAGCCACGTTTGACGTCACGATTCAATAACCTGACTTAACTTAACACAAACCCCTCGTTTATTCAAAGCGGATGCCCCCTTCTCATGCTCGCTGGTCCTGGGAAGGGGTTTCTTATAGGTGCGCGGTCCTTTTTCAGCTTGTATTAGACACTACACCGTGTGTCTGCTGACTATCTCGTCTAAAAGCGTCACGTTGCTTATCTTGCAAACTCGCAGCTGGAGGAAAACGTTATTCCCTTAGGAACCTCCTTGAAGTGATCATACATGGATAACACGAAACCTATTCGAGAGTTGCTGCACGCACATGGTTTGAAGAAAACACCCATCCGGGCAGAGATGCTAGAACTATTTATGGGTCATGACGTAGCGCTTTCCGCCAGCGATCTATTGGCGAAATTGACGGCGAACCACGACCGGGTAACGGTTTATCGAGCCTTAAATTCATTTGAAGAGCGTGGCATTTTGCACCGTGCCTCCGAAGACGGGCAAGGCGTGAAATATGCCATGTGCGGCCACCAATGTCCCGACGAGCAGCATACCGATCAGCATGCCCACTTCGTCTGTGATGAATGTCACCAGACCTACTGCCTAGAAGAGGTGGCGATCCCGGACGTAGAAGTGTCCGATGCTTTTTCGGTGAATCGGGTGAATTATACCCTGAGCGGCATCTGCAAAGCGTGTAAAGCCTGAAGTTCTCCGATGAGAAGCATGTACTTTTGCCCTAGCGAATTCCCTGGAGCTGGTTGAGGAGCGGACCCTGGATGGTGACCACCGCCGAGCGGGGTTTGGCATCTCCCTGGTGCGGCCAGTTGCTGGTCCACCGGCCGGCCTGGCTACTTTGCTCCCCCGGATGCTGGACACTCAAAAACAGCGTTCGCCCATCGGGCGAAAAACAGGGGCCGGTCAGTTCCGCATCGACCGGAGCGCTGGCTATCTGGAGTACCTGCCCCGCTTGTTTGCCGTGGCGGGGCATC
This region of Catalinimonas alkaloidigena genomic DNA includes:
- a CDS encoding YCF48-related protein, whose translation is MTKLYPIALLFLLVRVLSPAVSQDWQWINPMPTGNGPRDVAWPDAQTLYAAGDKGQFFASPDFGATWQANTMPTEADVMSLYFVDAERGYAVTNAGEIWHTTDAGQTWALQFTDPGGTTFRDLHFFGDSIGYAVGDAGFADNLLFYTHDGGTTWVSATLPRRTSASFYGLFFVKALSADTVVAASWDNTFFQSFDRGLTWDTTGLPASPAGFYEGGYFVNDSTGFLVGPNAYVQKTTDRGAHWEQKLGGADSLEQARHYFSEVFFLNDTVGWVSSFSCLYKTRDGGDTWERTCEGTYGSGRKSYIRFLDETTGVALSSQLYTTTDGWNFQTVLPTGPLNTWYRFEEVEGDLYAVGSGGNLFHGTKDGAAWQLLSTPTQATLRGIDFVDPMQGWVAGSDSAVFKTADGGQTWEGVETPFQGNFNDLHAWSMQEVLVIGTSGSVLKTADGGETWAFTSLDSLKQLNAVYFPQPDTGYVVGASGLVARTLDGGQTWALQESGLLSHLNDVFFVDGTTGYAVGSLGKILVTYDAGATWQSQVSGQSGTLNAIFFLDADHGYVTGSGVLLVTDDGGQTWEEQYLPASGYLSDLVFLTPGQGWVVGAFGSVLRYNQPLTGLEDEVSRQAVTLRVFPNPASSQTTLVLPTPYTGQGYLQLIDASGRQVYQRNLAFTAGETRWSIPPGLDRGIYFVQVVTPDSRQTGRLYLHP
- a CDS encoding Fur family transcriptional regulator, with product MSTSLQPPHAVMSPLQVLKRHRLRGTMSRIQLLELFLQRPYAMSHAELEASLPGESNRITLYRNLRLFLEKGFLHRVMDEEKGVKYALCAAHPYRSHATDHVHFKCRKCGITRCLEEIGIPAIPLPAGYEPDEIQLLVSGTCVRCQPHAPRNE
- a CDS encoding Fur family transcriptional regulator, producing the protein MDNTKPIRELLHAHGLKKTPIRAEMLELFMGHDVALSASDLLAKLTANHDRVTVYRALNSFEERGILHRASEDGQGVKYAMCGHQCPDEQHTDQHAHFVCDECHQTYCLEEVAIPDVEVSDAFSVNRVNYTLSGICKACKA
- a CDS encoding T9SS type A sorting domain-containing protein; this translates as MKRFLLFCLPLLLTAPVLGQAPELDTLSNLPEGTALYAPRYTESGQWGYLLGQNSSYRQQFAEKYEITESTLVRGVMVHLTGTFAHPDHYVEFNVYTVGVNGLPAARLGGKQVFYKDLDLSGEAAVIDFSTPIAVQEAFFVTFNVFDYLHGGYEGDTLGLLMGEPGSRTEADLTHFGRNAVQAHNHTKEDWKDFYSQNFTPIATHFALFPIVDASPVTALEQADAMANGFSLYPNPSDGQVSLVNPGGIPLHVIILNGLGQRVFSTRTLGQPVETLSLTTLPAGYYQVLIQRGKRPPTAHRIALF